The Neodiprion pinetum isolate iyNeoPine1 chromosome 5, iyNeoPine1.2, whole genome shotgun sequence genome segment TGTGTCGCTTCGActcaacctaacctaacctaacctaagaATTTCTACTTAATTTATTTCGAATGACGTTACTCGTCAAATTTAATTGGTTCATCTGTTTTTTCCAATGAATCCATTCTTTTCGTTGAACAATCTTATTATAATGACGTGTCCTTTTTTATCAGGAACCCTCACTATACACCGTCAAGGGTATGGTGATACTGGATAATGATGGCAACAGAATACTGGCAAAGTATTACGACAAGAATGTATTTCCAACTTCAAAGGAGCAGAAAgcctttgaaaaaaatctcttcAACAAGACACACAGAGCTAACACAGAAATTATCATGCTGGATGGTCTGACGTGTGTTTATAAGAGCAATGTCGATCTATTCTTCTATGTAATGGGCAGCTCTCGTGAAAACGAGGTTTGtcatgttttcttttgttcttATCTTTTTGTAAATGAACAATGCAAATATCTACTTCTAGCTGCTTATGTTGGCGAATAATAGGATTTTCACTAACCCAACTGGTCAGGATTTATCATTAGCTTCTTTGACAGTGAATAATTCTTTGTTAAACTATAATTAGAGATTTTTAAATCGTTTCACGTTTCAGCTAATTCTTATGAGCGTGCTGAATTGCTTATATGATTCCATAAGTCAAATTTTGAGAAAGAATGTTGAAAAGAGAGCAGTGCTTGATAGTCTGGATATTGTGATGCTGGCTATGGATGAAATCTGCGATAATGGGTAAGTTTTCTGAGATATTGGATTTCcagatgattgaaaaatatttgtatgaaCTAGTAAAGCTAGTTTGCacttcataaaaaaaaattccgaaaccCATATGAATTGAATCCGAGTTCAACTTATGGTTAATTATTCCTCACACAAATTAAGATATTTCTGTTATTTAGTATTATTTTGGATGCCGACGCAAGTAGCGTAGTGACACGGGTAGCACTGCGAACAGACGACATTCCACTTGGCGAGCAAACGGTAGCACAGGTGAGAATGTATACCCCTTATTTCAGTCTTCACTTTCTACCATGTCTCTTTTTCCTATATTATGAAATATCGATCTTTCAGTGTAATCCTATCGTGACTTGTCTTTAGActgtaattaatatttaaccATTTTAATCTTACAGGTCATACAGTCAGCAAAAGAGCAACTTAAATGGTCGTTATTGaagtaatttaattttataaaattaatgttaagaaaaagtaaaaaattgagcACGTGacgtgagtgaaaaaaaaaaaatattacatgaTCTATGTGAATAAACTATGTGAATAAACTAGCAACGACTATGATTATAAATcgttaaaattgattatatgAAGTATCGTCACATGAAATTGAATGAGGAAAAACTTTCAGTTTTACATCCATGTGACGCCCCGGTTTTCAGTCGAATATGCATTGTAGTTTACGTGATCGCAAAGCTGAGTTTacgtcaattatttattttcgtttcagtCAAATTTGAATCAGAGATTTAgccttttttaaaattctggcTCACAGCCACCAGCAGAGCGCTGCGGGCACCTAACATGACGAAATACTTGACGCGTGACTGGATAAAGGAAATTCCGGTacactttttctctctcgtccTGTGCCGTGATTGGATGGGGAAACGCGATTCAGCCAATCACAGCGCAGAGCGAGAGAAACAGAGTGTACTGGGACCCTCTTCATCCAATCACGCATCCGAGCATTGGGGGAGCGTATAAGCTCGATGACCGGATGACTAAATCATATCGTGCAGCCTGCAGTTGCTACTATCAATAGTTACCGACAAAGCACAGAACGAGTTTGTGGAGACGTTGGAAACGGTGTGCCTACAGGTGGAACCATTATCGGTGCACGGTTGTCTGTGATACTTCCGTAACACATAGGTATGTCCATAATAGAAATAAAAGTGGGAATAAGTAAAAAACAGGATTAATTAAAACGGTATATCGTATATAGCCATCATCTCTGGGACGTAAACAATGTACGGTGTATTCTTGTCTCGAGATAACAGATCAACGATAATGTTGGTACTCTCCATTTTTATCAACGAATCGACTGCAGTGCCTCGGGTCGTATGTTACTTGCGTGCTCTCTGCGTACACAATGCAAAACCGTTAGGACCACCGTCAAATATCCTCGTGACCGACTCTGTACTAGGTTCAAATACTCAAGTATTAACCGTTGCTAACTCTTATCCGAAGACCGAGGTTTTACCGAGACGACGCGTAGGCAGGTGCATGGCGATGCGTGTCGCATCAACCGATCAACCAACACCGTATACGGTAGGACAAACCGAATGCGCCTGGAGGAGCAGCAGCCGCTGCATCAGCGCGTCGGTTCAACAATGTCGAGACGGTGTCGAGACCTCGAGGCTGTTTAGTCAAGGCACACCGCTCAACTTGGTCGTTGTCGGTTTTATACCCGCGTTCCCCCGACTTCGTGCacgtaatataattatagttgtGCAGGTTTTGTCGCGGGCCGAACGCCGCGCGTGTCCGTTGATGCGAAAAAATCCgtaacagcagcagcagtagcagcGTCGGTGTTAAAAAGTAAGACAAGCAGACGGGGATAAATACCCGACAGAATAGCTGACGAGTATTATTTCCGATATAAGATCGACGGGTGGCGGAAGCCTGAGAGCCGGTTCAAAGGCTCTACTTTTACCCTAGTTCCGTGTATGAGATTTATTTCCCTCATGGCTTATCAGACTTCGCCGCTGTTACTCTGTGCCTCTCTCTCCGTTCTCTCCGTGTCTTCTATCCggtaatatttaatttctaaCCCTAAATCTGGGGtcttttcttctatttccGACGGACGGCGGTACGATTCATCCCTCTTCTCATTTAGATATAAATAGAAACACCGAAAGAGAATTatcattgtaaaataaatacgggaatagattaattttcatattgGTCGCTCATCTGTTATTTatctgttttcttttcttcaattatcTACAAATGgttataatattcaaaacgCGTCAAACAATGAAGCGCGTAACCGCATTTGGCGgtaaacatacatacatgcatacatgcatacacacatatatacgcaATAAGTAATCAAGAAGTACAATTTAACGACCGGGGAAAAATTCTTAtcgtaattcaatttcaacttttGCCTTTGTTTAACAATCTCTTCTATTTCCTTACTCACAATTTTCCTTCATTCTTCCAGAGCATGGCTTGCTCTTCTCTGTTCTCCCCTCTtggtatttatttacaaatttattagTTGTACAAGGTTTTTCACATCTTGACAGGCATACAAATAATCAAAGTATAAGTCGCTTCATTAAACCTGTTAATAATACttgttctttcaatttttgcagGATTGACGTAATGTCTCAAAACTTCGTTACGGTCTGCGTCGTCTGCGTTTTGTGCGCTGCACACGCTCCGTGTTCTGCCCACACCGATGGACAAATTTCCCGCCTCTCTTCCTTGCCAGGACCACTGGATCTCATAGATTCAGCCAACGATGATCGTTTGCAGCCGTTGAAACACCAAATTAGTTCAAGAGAAATaggtagaataaaaaatatgaaggatGCGTTTGACCCGCTTGAATCGGAACCCGTTGGTCATGAACTTAGGCTCAGGAAACGGAGACACacagatgatgatgatgatgagtCTAATTTCACAAAGAGAATTTTCAGGGATTATGGAAATGGAGATAGCATGACAATTGAAGGGTTCGAAAGGCTACTACAAAAACTCAGACTTCAGGAAGATGACAATTGTACATCGGTCCAAAGCGATAAATTTAGTAGAATtggtgagttttttttttaactacaACATTCACTACCAAAGTTTTTGTCATTTGTACACAAACGTTGATTTGTCAAACAATTAAATAACCAAAAATTGAACTCAGGTTCAAAATCAATTCGAAACATtgctataattattttcttcatttgaGACGGTTCAAATTTTAAGAGAATAATTACAACACGACTGAATATCAGGGTTGGCACAATTTTCCCTGACCCGATTAAACCACTCAATatcgttgcaaaaaaatttgagatatGCCTTTTAAAGGAAGTAAAATACAATTATaccagagaaatttttatatcagcTCTCATTAACCATATTTTTACTAACTATACGTAGTACTTACACCTATACTAATAAGTACGATTTTGTCCTCATAGCATGAAGggatttaaaacaaaattgttttgaattgaattttggaACGGTAGACAGGtcatattttgtataattatattgtataacATCAGACTCTCCATTGGTTTGATATTAAAGATACCTCAATTATGCTCAGTTGACCCTTGAAGTAACGCATGCCATCCAATCAGTTGAGTGAACTTGTCCAATTGTTTTACAAATCAATAATATCTGCTTGTATTGTTGCAGCCTCTGATTTTATTGGAGGCAATTATTCTTTGTAAGGATTATTTGATCTCTAAAGCCGACGTTgttagtaaaaaaattgaacacttATCCTTGCTCTTGTAGTTCTTTTCTGACCATTAAAAACTTGACCGCTCTTGAAACCTAGATTTGAACAGACTAAAAACTCAAGACGCTTGTGAACCAGAGCTTGATATATTGGTCAATGATTTTATTAGCGAGCAATCAATTGCAAGGTTGTCTTGCCTGGTTCTTCTCGCCAAAGACATCACAGAACTTGACTGCGGTTATTTCCGATAGCCATATCTCCCTAGTATTTTATCGTATCATTTGCATGTTGAGCTTATCTACTCGCGAACATTATACGATACGTACAAGTCCGTCATATCGGACGTTAACGAGCCATATGAAACCGGCGGCTGATAAAGTTTAAAAGTTAATTCTCACCAATTTTTTGGTCCGGCAATTTTTCACAGCATTCCAACCCTTGAGCTTAGTCTTGCTTCTTATcactttcaatatttcaattttgcatGTCTTACTATGctctatatatgtatgtttgcTTCATTGTATGTTTTTTCTCATGCTGACTATCTTTCAGTATTGCAATTTCCATGGTACTCCATTTATGTAAGTTTTCTTCGTTGTATGTTTTTACTCATTCTGTCGGTATTTCAATAACGCATGTTTTATAATGCTTGATTTgtgtatgttttcttcattGTACGTTTTTGCTTATTCCGTCGATACTTCAgtattcaatgtttttttttatgatgcTTGATTCgtatgtgttttttttttgttgcatgTTTTTCCATATTCTGTCACATAACAGTGTTATAAATGCAAAATATATCGTTACTTTATGTATCGATCAGGTGTTTCCGCTCCATTTGTTGTTCCAATTTTCTTCAAGGGCAACTCACTTATTCTTTATCCTAAAATATTCTACttgcaacgttttttttttttttttttttccattttaattATACGTATCTAGGTCGAAGATGTAACTCTTCTTGTGTTAATAAGACGCTGCTTCTGGTCGACCTAGATTGCGATTTTTATTCTACAGCCATTACCGAAACCCTTACCCTGGACAATTcgctgaaattattttcttacgtTGCAGATGATGATAACCTCACGAATAATACTTCTCAACCTAACAATGGACTTAATAAAAGTGCCAAAAACCAAAGGGTAAATGTTGAACCTTTCATCCATTCATTCCGAGGTGGTCAATAACTACATAAAGAAATCATGCCTGCGATAGAgcgtgtaaaaatttgtaatcaaactcaatatttattttacattgtCTACTTTCAGTGCCTCAGAAGCAAAGAATTGCTGGATAAATTTGCCGGCAACAATTCTCACTGGTCGGAAAGTGACAATAACACCACATTGCCTGGTTGGCTTTTGGAAAGGATTTGCCCTGCCCTAGTTTATCAATTAGCAAGCTCTGATCCGAGCGGGTGTATCCAATTCCCTGAGAATTTATCTACCGTAGCAGGCATGACCGTAGGAAACGAATCCGAGGCAAATTCAATGTCTCAACACATGTGGCAAGGTGGGTTGAATAACAATGAACGATAGTTAATACGAAATTTGTCAACGCTTTTGAGGAAAATGACTCACGCATTTACACAAGAACTTTTATATCgttatttacattatatttattcatttactttttttctcgcaGTTTGGATTTGGTCTTCACTAAGTATTCTAATTATAAGCCTATGCGGCTTGCTCGGAGTAGTCGTGATTCCGGTCATGAATAAAACTTACTACCACCAGTTTATACAGTTCCTGGTTGCGCTCGCTGTCGGAACACTCTGCGGCGATGCTTTGATACATCTTCTGCCGCATGTGAGTCTCAGACTTTTTTTCCTTGATGCGTTGTATAAAgctgtatttttcttttgatgttcctaattttgtattttccaCAGGCTATGATGTCCTCGGGACACGAGCATGACCACCATAGTGGTTCCGGGCATGGAGAGCCATTGTCGAATACAAAACATGACCATGATACCAATATGTGGAAAGGTTTTGTGGCAATGATGGGATTggtgcttttcttttttactgaaaaagcTCTAACTATGATCGCCGAATGGAGGAAATCTCACCAGCGTCGTACCAaggtaatttaaaaaaaatatttttcaccaagcTTTCAACGCATTGATGGTAATGGCAAAGATGTTTTTTACTCTTTCAGTTACCTGCACGTGTTAAAGTGATGCGCGAGCCTGCCGACACAACTGGCAACAGTTCGAGCAGCGACAAACATTGTAAACACAAGTATTCATCCTACCCATACTGCTACGGCGAAATCACAACAGAAACTCAAGGTGAAGCCATGTGCTGTTCgttagaaatgatttttaggATTATTagctcttttcaaaatcactgtTACTCATGCCTcgaacatttctttttttcctcagaCAATCATCATAATCGTCAGCACAACAATCACCAAATAACGGCAGCAGTTGTAGAGGAAGAAAAACCTCTTACGTCTAATAGCAATGCTATCTTGAAATCAGCCGATGATGATGTTGATAAAAGGCAGGACGAAGATTGGAAGATGGACGAGGCTATAATCAATCACGCGAATAAGAATAGCGAAAACAACGATCCGTCTGTGAACGAGGTTGAGAGCTACACGGTCATTATTCGTGAACATGAAACGAAACATCACGGTCACACGCATTCGCACGGTAATTTCGTCTCTCTCACTTCTGCTTATTTACCATTCCTTGCCTCTGTAACAATGATATTTTCGCAAATTATCCTACCAAACTAAAGTCCTTCCGCTCTATCAAGGTCACGTACACTCGGCGCCTGAATCAATGTCCAGCGTTGCATGGATGGTCATCATGGGTGATGGCCTGCACAATTTTACCGATGGTATGGCCATCGGTGCAGCTTTTGCAGCTAACATTCCCGGCGGATTTTCAACGGCTATTGCAGTATTGTGTCACGAATTGCCTCATGAACTGGGTCagtttttattaatataattatacagaCAGCAATATCAACGATCTTTTTACTGTActaaagtttatttattcatttttttttttttaaactaatcGTCTACAATTAACGAATCTTCACGTTCCACAGGCGATTTTGCCGTTCTACTGAAGGCTGGGATGAGCGCTAAACAGGCAGTCTTCTATAATCTATTATCTTCCGTGCTGTGTCTGTTTGGAATGGTGTTTGGGATACTATTAGGTGCCGATCCATCAGCGACAAGCTGGATCTTTGCAGCTGCTGCTGGAATGTTCATCTACATTGCTCTAGTGGATATGGTAAGCTTTTTTCACACGGCGTTATTCGTCACgaaataaagtgaaataaaaaattttcgaagtgAAATGAATCACCGACATTCTTTTATCCTCAATGCTCAGATACCGGAATTGACATCGAGTCACTCGGCGGAAGGAGGCTCGCAGTGGCAGTGCGTTCTACAAGCGATGGGACTAGCAACGGGACTTGGCATAATGTTGATCATTGCTTTATACGAGCATGATTTGAAGCAGATATTTCAAGATTAGTGTAAACAATGGaaaatcatttatttacaCGAAATGAAAAGGAGGTGAGTAGTCGATTCCTTCATTCTggttttaatcaattttcggCCAAAAGTGTCGAGTTTTAGTCTCATTCTTTTTGTTGTTTACGTTTTTTAGTAATCCGCGTCCGTTACTTCACGGTATATCAGAATATGTAACAATGGCGTAAGAAACAAGGATAAAATGAGGCTAAGGTCGAGAGTAAAGTGGAACAACAATAAAAACTACTCAGTACAATTATCATTAATGCGACGCAATGTGcttggataaataaatttttccacctAAACAATGCAGTGAAGATAAACAAAAGGTCATACAAGGAGACTACTGAAACCAATAGAAAATTTCACTGTCAAATTTATCACGTCTTATTCTTGGTGCTATTTATTCACAAGAGCTGAGAcaaaagacgaagaagaataagatgCGGAAGAAAAGCTAGAAATTGAAaggaggtttaaaaaaaatatttcccaaTCAATCACGCAGCTACTCCGATTTCTTTATGCTAAtgaatttctattctttcacAATGTTATTCCCAGTGATGAATTtgtgcatacatatattacatacataagTTCACAGCACGTTCATTGAACAATAAGATATTTGATAGCGAGCTACTTTTATATCGATATTTGTTAAATTTCAAAGCTGAGGTAACTTTCAATcattctgtttctttttttctttacttcactCGGTgacttgaacaattttttttttttttactgtcatCTAACGGGGTTCTTTAAACCTGTACATGAACTATTGATACGCGTTACGAAGGTTTCATGTCGTTAATTGCAGTAAATTTTTAGAACTCCACATTGATTGAAGGATTAACCAAGACAGAAACAAAGGAACTGCAGCTCGAACATCTAACAAATCTCTctatatataatgaaaaaagtcAACCGCGTCATGTACATTAATTATGTTTTAAGGCAAGTTGTATTAAACAGTGAAATGCGTTTAGATTTCttaaataatttgttgaatgaaaaatatggtcGGCATTTAACTATCTTATTACAGTACCGCataagtatgtataataataataataataatgataacattaataaatgattattgCAGTCTTATCGTGGCTTAGTGGAAAAGCAAAGGGCTTGATTAATGGCTGGACAATATACGTGTTATTGATTTGAATATAATCTTACTCGAGGAATTTTGAACACTTTTTATTTTGCCACATTTTAAAAGTACTTTGATCTTAAACTTTCGCTCATTTATTCAGTATTAATTACATATACTCTACAATCTTTCACGTATCTCGCTAAGATTTTAAGccttttgtaatttttaattaaccaTAACGCAATAAATTTGTAACCATAACTATTCTTCTGGTCAGGACTAAAACTTGCAAATTGCATTCTTGTATTACATACAGTTAAGGGAATTCAATTACTTGAATGACAAGAAGCTTCCATCACAGGTTTTGAAACCCTTactcgaaaataaatttatgaatatttaataacaataagactgaaaaatatttctttgctttattaatgaaatttattactattcttCCAATCATTAAAActattggtgaaaattttggaaaccTCTTCCTTTCTAATCCGATCGTTTGCGGAATCAATAtctagaaatgaaaaacatgaattttgtaaaacttATTATAAGCtatttgcaatttattttatcaagtcctccttttatttataatatcttcGAAGTACGTTATCTCAACTTctttaattataaattctttgatcGTGATCGAAAACGGTGTAAGCGTCTAAGTACTTATAAATATCATTTTGAAATAACAACTTGGACATAATTGTatctgtacatacatacctttCTAAAACCTTTGCAGTAGTTTTGCGCTGATGATCTTGACTCtgatttgattaaaatttcacatcaGGAATTCAGTATAAACCAATTGTGTTTTCGATCGATTTATATTTTAGTTTATAATGTaacaatgaaaatagaaaaaagaaactgccatAAACTTTACTCTTCTTTTCGAGCTAcactatttttcattcaaattcattccaaCTTGGAATTTTACCTGATATCCCGTACGAATCGATGAACAGATCGAATAATTCTCTTTATCCGTTCGAGTAAATAAACAGGTAAATGAAGTAACTCAGGTATGCAATGAttgtattaataattatttatttacaagttGAACAAACAATCGATTGGTCATGCTTAAAATGAAGTTGCTATATTTTAGAAGTTTTTGCCTTATCACTTAACTATAAAGACTAATGTTTCTAGATTCCTGGGATTTCCTATAGACTTTAAAAACCAGCAACTAACTGTTGCAGATCGAAAACAAgaaagtaattaattatagaTTATCTGGAAACAGTGCTCGGCAGATTTTTAATGgtattttataaaacaaattaGTCCGTTTGAACTTTTGTACAGTAAATaagtaaaagttttttttttttcttttcaatatcaatAGTCATCAAATTAGAATAAGCTCGTCTTTGTCGCTTAGCTGTGCGGTTAAACTGAATGCGGTATCTGTGCTGGCCTCACTGTTTAAGCTATCGTTGAACGCTACTTTTTTACCCGCCGCATCGTTCATCTCTCTCATTAATCCTGCCATATCGTCATCTGGGTCTATTTCTTGAGTTTCTCCAACTACGTCTATCTCCATCGACTGGTTATCCAATACTGAAGCTTCCTTTATAACGGGTTTCGCTTCTTCGAACTGAGTGGAAATAGAAAACGTGTTTTTAATTACAACTGTACATATTATTACATCATTGTTTTGTTATCGATTATACAAATGTGtgcattaattatttttgattcatGCGATGAAAAGATCACACATCTTACCACCATAGATTCAAGTTTTAAAGGCGGCGGTAAATTCATGTGAAAGACGCACGACGAATCGAAAACGACTGGGACAGGCTCGTGGCATTCTATATCAGCTCTAACAGCTCCACAGGCTTTGAACAATACTTGATGCTGATCCTGCATGTTAAGAAGAATTACTAAATTAACGATCAATTGTCGAATTAACATTAATTCACCTTTAGTATATGTTTACGGCAATGTCTTGCTGCCGGTAGCGTTCTTTCCCCACACTTCACTCCGCCTTCGGTGAAAATGCATTTCGTAACGTTGGGAGGCTTCTGCGCTGGACCCTCGGTTGCCTGGTAGATGAAAATTATGTTAAATACATTTGCTATATGCTAAACTTTATGTTGtaaaagtttcaattttttcactttgagtTGTGAgtaaatgttgaaaaacatATTTCCTTTCAATCAATGATGATGACGAAATTTTAATatatgaattgttttttataccTGAGCTCGCCTCTCCAATGATTTTTTGTAAAGGATAGCTTCGACGCCACTCCGCCTGTGGTAAGAGTTCAGGGCTTTTAATTTATCataaatctttttttccttaGCGGTTTCTTTCGGCTGATCGTGAATGCTACctgtattttaaaattaatcgaacaataaatattagtTAAAAATTACATTGCTGCTGGTCGATCTAAGCTCGCCAGACTTACaggttgtttctttttcctttttcactGTGTGCAGGTACTTTCGACGTTTTTCTTTGAATATATGATGCAGCCTTCTGAATTGGTCAATGTAGAGCGATTGGAGCCTGATGAGCTTTTCCCTTGCTATGTATATCACCTCTTCGGCGGTGAAGATTCCGGCGTGccttaaaaaattaatactaaTGATTCAATAGATAAAAAGTGTCTCTGTCACGCTGGAAGCAGCTACTACAGAAAAGAAGATTTAGGGTACCTCATTGGGCAAATACtcgaaatggaaataaaattatcgtgGAAGAAAAGTTGATCACTGTTCGTTTGTGgagtttgtaaaaatatctAAAGGGGACTAGATATTGCTACAAATcattaaattctttttcctcctATTCCAGAGTTGAAGCGTTTCCATCTCACACTGTCACCTGAAAGAagtctgaaagaaaaaataattttccgcCAACGACCATGATGTCAAAGGTTCAGCCTGTTGGTCTGGCAGGTCAAAGTTACTATACACGGTAAGTGAAGCATGCAACAAATTCATGCTGGAATTTCTAAAAGTAGGTGTTTTCTTAAAAACAATGAGAGAACTCTGCAAgaggataattgaaaataaaaaaaatgctaaaattctCTTCCCAGCAAAGATTTGTAGATGCAGAGTATTTTCTTGACTTTCAGTTTTCCCAGCTCTGTGATATCACGAGCAATCCACCATTGGGTAAATGTTAAGCTTATGATTGTCTCTCAGGGTTAAATCAACATCCAGTTagaacaataaaaatgaaggTAAGTAACTATTTTGGTATTTAGTCCCCTTATTTAGTAATGCACAAGCAAAAGCAAGCTAGCGTTACAATACgtaatataaaattcaaaccTTACTTATAATTAATCTTCTAAAAATATGTGGTCACATTATTTAATaggtacatatttttaaacaacTCTCAAAGCGTATGACGGTATTTCACATAGATTACAGGCAATTTGTTGGAAAGTTCCCTCAATAGTCAAATGCAAAATTTTACGATCAGACGAATCATCATTTTtagataaaaatatagaattttGAACATTCATTCCCCTTTAATGCCGTAAGCACctgaaatttgaaccctttaTATTCGCGGAATGTCTAATATTTTCCGAATAGTTTAAGGCTCTCAAAAATGATTCTAAAAAATTCTGTGATCATTTCATGAATCCATAACTTTAAAGTAGATTGAAAACTTCGTATCCCtgcaaataatttgaatagaaATGAGAAGctcaaatttataatttgcaTGTGAGATACTTGCATCAGAGCCAATAATTCCAATTTCAATTGCTGCGATATTTGAGTTG includes the following:
- the zetaCOP gene encoding coatomer subunit zeta-1; translation: MDDQLLEPSLYTVKGMVILDNDGNRILAKYYDKNVFPTSKEQKAFEKNLFNKTHRANTEIIMLDGLTCVYKSNVDLFFYVMGSSRENELILMSVLNCLYDSISQILRKNVEKRAVLDSLDIVMLAMDEICDNGIILDADASSVVTRVALRTDDIPLGEQTVAQVIQSAKEQLKWSLLK